GGTGGGCAATCGCCTACTCCTGAGGCGAATTCGCTAGGCTAGAAAAACCAAACAGATGGAACATTCACTCGGATTCTAGGGGCTTGGTGAGACATGGCAACGGTGCAAGACAAACTCAAGCAGGTCAAGGCCTTGTTTCGGGAGATGGATCAGGCCTTGATTGCCTACTCGGGCGGCATCGATAGCACGCTCGTGGCAAAAATTGCGGTGGATGTGTTGGGCGATCGCGCCCTAGCGGTGACGGCTGAGTCGCCGTCGCTGCTGCCGGAGGATCTCGAAGACGCTCGCGTCCAGGCGGCGGAAATGGGCATCCGCCATGAGGTGGTGCAAACCCACGAAATCGACAACCCCAACTACAGCGCCAATCCGGTCAATCGCTGCTATTTCTGCAAAAGCGAGCTCCACGATACGCTCCGGCCCCTGGCGCTGGAGCGCGGCTATCCCTACGTCCTGGACGGGGTGAATGGGGATGATCTGCGGGACTATCGCCCCGGCATCCAGGCGGCCAAAGAGCGCGGTGTGCGATCGCCCCTGGCTGAGGTTGGCATTTCCAAGGCCGAAGTGCGCGAGATGGCCAAGCTGCTGGGCCTGCCCTGGTGGGACAAGCCCGCCCAGCCCTGTCTGTCCTCGCGCTTTCCCTACGGCGAGGAAATCACCGTGGCCAAGCTCCAGCGGGTGGGCCGGGCCGAGCGCTACCTGCGCACCCTAGGCCTGAAAAATCTGCGGGTCCGCTCCGAGCAGGAAACCGCCCGCATTGAGCTGCTGCCGGAGCAGATCCAGGAATTTGTGATGACGACGGATTTGCCGGCCTTGGTGGCGACTTTCCAGAGCTACGGCTACCGCTACGTCACCCTCGATCTGGAAGGCTATCGCAGCGGCAAGCTCAACGAGGTCCTATCGCTGGGACAGCCAGCGCTGACGCCCTAGGGCAGGTTGCGGACTGGCTCCAGAATGTAGTAGTAGCCCTGGTAAATTGTCTGGAAGCCAGCCGCGTAGAAGATTTGCGCGTTGATGCTGCGGTTTTCGCTAGAGACGGGCAGCAGGGGCGGGCTGCTGTAGAGCAGTCCTTCGGGGGCGATCGCCCGCCGCAACACCCGCAAAAACTGAGTGATTTGCTCGGGTGTGCTGTAGTGAAACAAGAAATCGGGCCGGCTGAAGAGATTGAAGCAGGTCAGCACATCAAAAGACTCAGGATTGCTGCTGAGCCAGGCTTCGAGCTGCTGAAAACCGATGGCCACGTGGCGATAGGACACGGAGTATTCGTACTCGGCCTTGCTGTTTTCTCGGGGCTCAATCCCGGTGACCTTCGCCCCCAAAATCTGCATTACTTCTGGCGTGACCGGCGGGCGATCGCCATAAAATCGCTCAATCAGATCGCTTGAATCTACCTTGGTTTCGCTGTAGGACGACAGCGCGCCGCAGCCCACCATCAGGGCCCGATACCCATAAAACGGGCTCGTGTTCATCACGTCGAAGGTTTCACAAAGCGTTCCGGCTAGCAGCAGCAATTCAGGTCGAACAATGTGTTGCTTAATATTGACTTTGAAGCCGCGAAACAAATCATTGCTGCGCAAAAGATTGAGCACAATTTGTTTGCTGAGGCTATTAATGTTTTTGAGCTTTGAACTCTTCTCTAAAACATCGGCTGTGATGTCTTGTCGATTGAGCTTTGCATCAACGAGGGTCTGAATTAAAGCCTCAACTTTCCCAGCTTCGCGAGCGACAATTTCTATCGAAGGTAGGATGCGACGCTGGCCAAAAGAGCGACCAGCTGAGGAAGCAGGATTGCCGATACTGGGGTGTTGTTGGAGCGCCATGATTCCAGTTCAACCATTGTGCAGGAGCGATCGCCCCTCCGTTGATTGTGAATGAAGCATCCCTGATTGAAAATCACTATTTGTAAATATTAGCAAATGTGAAAGTCCTAGATTGCCTTGAGAAGCTTTTCTGTCGCTAGATGGATTTTGAAGTAGAGATTGAATCATTTATTAAGATTGAAAAATTAATCTAAATCAGAAAAATCGACCTCAAAAAACAATAAAGCTACGAAATTAAACAGGTGTAAAATTACACATAAAACTCCTAGGTTCTTATGTCTAAATAGGACTGAGTAAATCTCTGTATTTTGGCGATGAATGCCCGAAAAAAGCTTTTAAGGGCGATCGCCTTTTATCCTTTCCGGACACAATTGCTCCGTACAAAGCTGTTGCTTTGAGCTATATCGATCACCTCCTGAGTTTCTCCGCTGTGCCACCAGGGTGAACGTGTCATAATAATTCGTCCATCGTTGTGTAGAGCCCTCCTGTGCAATCGTTCTCGATGCCATCGCTAGCCACCTTCCCTGACGAACTGTCTCTGGACTTTCGGCTGCCGGATCCAGAGGACCAGCAGATTTCTGATCATGATTTTCAGCAGCAAATTGAGGCGGCCTGGCTCGTGTGCGATCGCTTCGACCTCCAGACCGACATCTGGCGGGGGCGGATCCTGCGGGTGGTGCGCGATCGCGAAAAGCAGCGCGGCGACGGGCGAGGGTTTGGTTTCCTCAACTGGCTCAAGGACCGAGAAATCAGCAAAAGTCAGGCCTACGCCCTGATCGAACTGGCCAACAGCGCTGATACTCTGCTGGAAAATGGCTACCTAGAAGAATCGGACGTCAACCGTTTTAGTAAGCGGGCCTTCGTGGAAACCGCTCAGGCCCCCGCAGAGGTCCAGCAGATGGTCTCCGACGCCGCCAAGCGGGGCGATCGCATCACCCGGCGAGAAGTCCGCCAGCTCTCCGACGAGTGGACCGCCATGACCTCCGACCTGCTGCCCGAAGAAGTCCGCGAAAAAGCCGCAGAGCACACCCTGCCCGTGCGCTACCTGGCCCCCTTGGTCAAAGAGCTCGAAAAACTGCCCGAATCCCACCAAAAGCCTCTACAGCAAGAAATTGCCGAAGATCCCAGCGTTGACACCCTCAAGCAGGTGACCTCTGAGGCCCGCTATCTGTCGCGCTACCTCGAATCTGCCACCCAGGTGCGCGCCCTCAACCATGAATCCCTCAACCTCGAGCTGGCCCTCGAAGAGGCCCTGCGCCTCGGCAGCCTAAGCACCGTCGCTGACTTGGTCAATCAGGCCGCCCAGCTGGAGCAGGCCGTCGCCAAGCTCTACACCACCTGGAAGCGCGTCGGCAATCTGGCGGAGCGGCTGTATGTCGACAGCG
This genomic stretch from Geitlerinema sp. PCC 7407 harbors:
- the larE gene encoding ATP-dependent sacrificial sulfur transferase LarE produces the protein MATVQDKLKQVKALFREMDQALIAYSGGIDSTLVAKIAVDVLGDRALAVTAESPSLLPEDLEDARVQAAEMGIRHEVVQTHEIDNPNYSANPVNRCYFCKSELHDTLRPLALERGYPYVLDGVNGDDLRDYRPGIQAAKERGVRSPLAEVGISKAEVREMAKLLGLPWWDKPAQPCLSSRFPYGEEITVAKLQRVGRAERYLRTLGLKNLRVRSEQETARIELLPEQIQEFVMTTDLPALVATFQSYGYRYVTLDLEGYRSGKLNEVLSLGQPALTP